A DNA window from Xanthomonas campestris pv. campestris str. ATCC 33913 contains the following coding sequences:
- a CDS encoding cytochrome c oxidase subunit 3 encodes MADHSPNADAYFVPTQSKWPFVGSIAMFVMMIGVASWLNDAGWGRWTFFAGVAMLLATLFMWFGDVIRESNAGHYNRQVDGSFRMGMVWFIFSEVMFFGAFFGALFYTRVLTLPWLGGEGDGVMTNELLWNGYSAAWPTNGPGTIGGQFQTIPAWGLPLINTLILLSSGVTLTIAHHALKGGRRRALLLWLGLTVLLGCVFLFLQAEEYIHAYTELNLTLGSGIYGSTFFMLTGFHGMHVLLGTIMLAVMWLRAAKGHFSRDNHFAFEAAAWYWHFVDVVWLALFLFVYVL; translated from the coding sequence ATGGCCGACCACAGTCCCAACGCCGACGCGTATTTCGTCCCGACCCAAAGCAAGTGGCCCTTTGTCGGCTCCATTGCGATGTTCGTGATGATGATCGGCGTGGCCAGCTGGCTCAACGACGCCGGATGGGGGCGCTGGACGTTCTTCGCCGGTGTGGCCATGTTGCTGGCGACGTTGTTCATGTGGTTTGGCGACGTGATTCGCGAGTCGAACGCCGGCCACTACAACCGCCAGGTGGACGGCTCGTTCCGCATGGGCATGGTGTGGTTTATTTTTTCCGAGGTGATGTTCTTCGGCGCCTTCTTCGGTGCGCTGTTCTACACGCGCGTGCTGACACTGCCCTGGCTGGGCGGCGAGGGCGATGGCGTGATGACCAACGAACTGCTGTGGAATGGGTATTCCGCAGCCTGGCCGACCAATGGCCCGGGCACCATCGGCGGGCAGTTCCAGACCATTCCGGCCTGGGGCTTGCCGCTGATCAACACGCTGATCCTGCTCAGCTCCGGCGTGACCTTGACCATTGCCCATCACGCATTGAAAGGCGGCCGACGCCGCGCGCTGTTGCTGTGGTTGGGGCTGACCGTGCTGTTGGGCTGCGTGTTCCTGTTCCTGCAGGCGGAGGAATACATCCACGCCTACACAGAACTCAATCTCACATTGGGCTCGGGCATCTACGGCTCGACCTTCTTCATGCTCACCGGCTTCCACGGCATGCATGTGCTGCTGGGCACGATCATGCTGGCGGTGATGTGGCTGCGCGCCGCAAAGGGCCACTTCAGCCGCGACAATCATTTCGCCTTCGAAGCCGCCGCCTGGTACTGGCACTTCGTCGACGTGGTGTGGCTGGCGCTGTTCCTGTTTGTGTATGTGCTTTGA
- a CDS encoding cytochrome c oxidase assembly protein, with amino-acid sequence MSTRLPTHTPTAGLFKLLGVVLGVFVLTFSLVPLYRIACEKVFGIRMERAPGSAREGASSAVAAGKRTVRVEFDAGVNSKLPWTFHPEQMTMDVVPGELNEAQYFARNDSARAVVGSAVPSVAPSRASGYFNKTECFCFTAQTLQAGETRDMPLRFIVDPALPPEVTTITLSYTFYRNDTLTSELQSGGAASAPRAAP; translated from the coding sequence GTGAGTACGCGTCTGCCTACGCACACGCCTACTGCCGGCTTGTTCAAGTTGCTGGGCGTGGTGCTGGGTGTGTTTGTGCTGACGTTCTCGCTGGTGCCGCTGTATCGCATCGCCTGCGAAAAAGTATTCGGCATCCGCATGGAGCGTGCACCGGGTAGTGCCCGTGAAGGCGCGTCCAGCGCGGTGGCGGCCGGCAAGCGCACGGTGCGGGTGGAGTTCGATGCCGGCGTCAATTCGAAACTGCCGTGGACCTTCCATCCCGAGCAGATGACCATGGACGTGGTGCCCGGTGAACTCAACGAAGCGCAGTATTTCGCGCGCAATGACAGCGCACGGGCAGTAGTAGGCAGTGCAGTGCCTTCGGTGGCACCGTCGCGGGCGTCGGGCTACTTCAACAAGACCGAATGTTTTTGTTTTACCGCGCAGACGCTGCAGGCCGGCGAAACACGCGACATGCCGCTGCGCTTCATCGTGGACCCGGCGCTGCCGCCGGAAGTGACCACCATTACCTTGTCCTACACGTTCTATCGCAATGACACGCTGACCTCGGAACTGCAAAGCGGCGGCGCAGCCAGCGCCCCGCGTGCAGCGCCGTAA
- the ctaD gene encoding cytochrome c oxidase subunit I produces the protein MAHTAVDHHGHHQPGFVERWFFSTNHKDIGTLYLLFSFVMFIIGAAMSVVIRAELMQPGLQFVKPEFFNQMTTVHALVMIFGGVMPAFVGLANWMIPLQIGAPDMALPRMNNWSFWLLPAAFTLLLLTLFLPGGAPAAGWTLYPPLSLQGGYNVAFSVFAIHVAGVSSIMGAINIIATVLNMRAPGIDLLKMPIFCWAWLITAFLLIAVMPVLAGAVTMLLTDKFFGTSFFNAAGGGDPVMYQHIFWFFGHPEVYIMILPAFGVVSEIIPTFSRKPLFGYQAMVYAIAAIAFLSFIVWAHHMFTVGMPLGGEIYFMFATMLISIPTGVKVFNWVSTMWKGSLTFESPMLWAVAFVILFSIGGFSGLMLAIVPADFQYHDTYFVVAHFHYVLVTGAVFALIAAVYYWWPKWTGRMYNEAWAKFHFWWTMIFVNLLFFPQHFLGLAGMPRRIPDYNVVFADWNLISSIGAFGMFATPFLMAGILFASLRSGAKADARAWEGAKGLEWTVPSPAPAHTFTVPPVIKPGDLAHEDIGH, from the coding sequence ATGGCGCACACCGCAGTCGATCACCACGGACACCACCAGCCCGGTTTCGTCGAGCGCTGGTTCTTCTCGACCAATCACAAGGATATCGGCACGCTGTATCTGCTGTTTTCCTTCGTCATGTTCATCATCGGTGCGGCGATGAGCGTGGTGATTCGCGCTGAATTGATGCAGCCCGGGTTGCAGTTCGTCAAACCCGAATTTTTTAACCAAATGACCACCGTGCACGCGCTGGTGATGATCTTCGGCGGGGTGATGCCGGCGTTCGTCGGTCTGGCCAACTGGATGATTCCGCTGCAGATCGGCGCGCCGGACATGGCGCTGCCGCGCATGAATAACTGGTCGTTCTGGTTGCTGCCGGCGGCGTTCACTTTGCTGCTGCTGACGCTGTTCCTGCCCGGCGGCGCGCCGGCCGCTGGTTGGACGCTGTATCCGCCGCTTTCGCTGCAAGGTGGTTACAACGTGGCTTTCAGCGTGTTTGCGATCCACGTGGCCGGGGTCAGTTCGATCATGGGCGCAATCAACATCATCGCTACCGTGCTCAATATGCGCGCACCCGGCATCGATCTGCTGAAGATGCCGATCTTCTGCTGGGCCTGGCTGATCACCGCCTTCTTGCTGATCGCGGTGATGCCGGTATTGGCCGGTGCGGTGACCATGCTGCTCACCGACAAGTTTTTCGGCACCAGTTTCTTCAATGCGGCCGGCGGCGGCGACCCGGTGATGTACCAGCACATCTTCTGGTTCTTCGGGCATCCCGAGGTCTACATCATGATCCTGCCGGCGTTCGGCGTGGTCAGCGAAATCATCCCCACCTTCAGCCGCAAGCCGTTGTTCGGTTACCAGGCGATGGTCTACGCAATCGCGGCGATCGCCTTCCTGAGTTTCATCGTGTGGGCGCACCACATGTTCACCGTGGGCATGCCGCTCGGTGGCGAAATCTACTTCATGTTCGCCACGATGCTGATCTCCATTCCGACCGGGGTGAAGGTGTTCAATTGGGTCAGCACGATGTGGAAGGGGTCGCTCACCTTCGAATCGCCGATGCTGTGGGCGGTGGCGTTCGTGATCCTCTTCAGCATCGGTGGTTTCTCGGGCCTGATGCTGGCGATCGTGCCGGCCGACTTCCAGTACCACGACACTTACTTTGTGGTGGCGCATTTCCATTACGTGCTGGTGACTGGCGCGGTGTTCGCACTGATTGCGGCGGTGTATTACTGGTGGCCCAAGTGGACCGGGCGCATGTACAACGAGGCCTGGGCCAAGTTCCATTTCTGGTGGACGATGATCTTCGTCAACCTGCTGTTCTTCCCGCAGCACTTCCTGGGCCTGGCCGGCATGCCGCGGCGTATTCCTGACTACAACGTGGTGTTTGCGGACTGGAATCTGATCAGTTCGATTGGCGCATTCGGCATGTTCGCCACCCCGTTCCTGATGGCCGGCATCTTGTTCGCCTCGTTGCGTAGTGGTGCCAAGGCTGACGCGCGTGCGTGGGAAGGGGCCAAGGGACTGGAGTGGACGGTCCCGTCGCCCGCTCCGGCGCATACCTTCACCGTGCCGCCTGTCATCAAGCCTGGAGATCTTGCGCATGAAGACATCGGTCACTGA
- the coxB gene encoding cytochrome c oxidase subunit II, which translates to MTQRSSWNATYMKCGSAVLALAGAPSAWAQSADPKEWQLNMGRGVTQTARMAYEAHMVALWVCVVIGALVFGAMGYAIFKFRKSKGAVAAQFSHNTKAEVLWTVIPVLVLIAMAWPATAKLIAMYDTRESEMTVKVTGYQWMWKYEYLGQGVEFTSRLARESDRIRQSGERPTAASQPHYLLDVDNRLVLPVDTKIRFVITADDVIHAWWVPALGWKQDAIPGIVNEAWTNIEKPGVYRGQCAELCGKDHGFMPIVVEALPKAEFQRWLASRRSAAGVPAAAPAATPTAPAAPTAPAMPADAPGAAAPSAEATQAAGTASAAPSAAL; encoded by the coding sequence ATGACGCAACGCAGCAGCTGGAACGCGACTTACATGAAATGTGGCTCGGCCGTGTTGGCGCTTGCAGGTGCGCCGTCTGCCTGGGCGCAATCAGCCGATCCCAAGGAATGGCAGCTCAACATGGGCCGTGGGGTCACCCAGACCGCGCGCATGGCCTATGAAGCCCACATGGTGGCGTTGTGGGTGTGCGTGGTCATCGGCGCGTTGGTGTTCGGCGCGATGGGCTATGCGATCTTCAAGTTCCGCAAATCCAAGGGCGCGGTGGCCGCGCAATTCAGTCACAACACCAAGGCAGAGGTGCTGTGGACGGTGATTCCGGTGCTGGTGCTGATCGCCATGGCATGGCCGGCGACCGCCAAACTGATTGCGATGTACGACACCCGCGAGTCGGAAATGACCGTCAAGGTCACCGGTTATCAGTGGATGTGGAAGTACGAATACCTGGGGCAGGGCGTCGAGTTCACCAGCCGTCTTGCGCGTGAATCCGATCGGATCCGCCAAAGTGGCGAGCGCCCTACCGCCGCGTCGCAGCCGCACTATCTGCTGGATGTAGACAACAGGCTGGTGTTGCCGGTCGATACCAAGATCCGCTTCGTGATCACCGCCGATGACGTGATTCACGCCTGGTGGGTGCCGGCGCTGGGCTGGAAGCAGGACGCCATTCCGGGAATCGTCAACGAAGCCTGGACCAATATCGAAAAGCCCGGCGTCTATCGCGGGCAATGCGCCGAGTTGTGCGGCAAGGACCATGGCTTCATGCCGATCGTGGTCGAAGCGCTGCCCAAGGCGGAATTCCAACGTTGGCTCGCATCGCGTCGTAGCGCGGCAGGCGTGCCGGCCGCAGCACCCGCTGCAACGCCGACAGCGCCTGCAGCACCTACAGCACCGGCGATGCCAGCGGACGCACCGGGGGCCGCCGCACCGTCAGCAGAGGCCACACAGGCGGCCGGCACAGCATCTGCCGCACCGTCCGCCGCTCTCTAA
- a CDS encoding DUF2244 domain-containing protein has translation MIEVLPLMSEGVGTQVRLRPPRAMSARQFMQLFAVLAGTMWLFAGLGWWTGNAFAPVFALLHSGVVALALRQLWRSGERVEAIRVGEAVVEVFPSGHAPPAFQAHPHWVRLRTERDDRVLLVSSGRQIEIGSFLGPAERVELADTLKRLLAAANGRHR, from the coding sequence ATGATCGAAGTACTGCCGTTGATGTCCGAAGGGGTTGGGACGCAGGTGCGGTTACGGCCTCCGCGGGCAATGAGTGCCAGGCAATTCATGCAGTTGTTTGCGGTGTTGGCGGGAACGATGTGGTTGTTTGCAGGCCTGGGGTGGTGGACCGGCAATGCGTTCGCGCCGGTGTTCGCCCTGTTGCACAGTGGTGTGGTGGCGCTGGCGCTGCGGCAGTTGTGGCGAAGCGGCGAGCGTGTAGAAGCGATCCGGGTGGGGGAAGCAGTAGTTGAAGTGTTTCCTTCCGGGCATGCGCCACCAGCGTTTCAGGCACATCCGCACTGGGTGCGGTTGCGCACGGAACGCGACGACAGGGTGTTGCTGGTGAGCAGCGGCAGGCAGATCGAGATCGGGAGCTTTCTCGGGCCGGCCGAACGTGTGGAACTGGCAGATACGCTGAAACGCTTGCTCGCGGCCGCCAATGGCCGTCACCGATGA
- the putA gene encoding bifunctional proline dehydrogenase/L-glutamate gamma-semialdehyde dehydrogenase PutA has product MNAQPDTFASSHLARPLLAPELPAAPGALRAAITAAWLKDETEHVRELLEQARLPAAEQAKVQALAADLVTRVRARAQDQGAIEAFMRQYDLGSEEGVLLMCVAEALLRIPDQDTADKLIRDKLGEADWKKHVGGSDSVLVNASTWGLMLTGKLVQLNDLTRADVPGAFKRLIGRVGEPVIRLAVRQAMKIMGHQFVMGRTIGEALARSRKGDNANYRYSFDMLGEGALTMKDAQRYLQAYRDAIHAIGRSGSFVGTDVFAAPSISIKLSALYPRYEHAKRARVMAELVPGVLELAQLAKSYGIGYTVDAEEADRLELSLDIIEATFSDPSLDGWEGYGLAVQAYQKRTPYTIDFLADLARRVGRRIPVRLVKGAYWDAEIKRAQIDGHPGYPVFTRKQNTDVSYLACARRMFAHSDALYPMFATHNAQTIAAVRAISAGKTYEHQKLHGMGDDLYAEVIPADRLGLPCRVYAPVGSHEDLLPYLVRRLLENGANSSFVNRITDEDVAIEDLIRDPVEAVSSFASIPHPKIPLPADLLRSQNQNRKNSMGANLANDNDLRQLADQLTAAIKPWKAAPLVPGAVITTPSEAVFNPADRRETVGHWQPADPATVQKALASAAAAQPAWNRTPAASRATILEHAADLLEARMPEFMAICVKEAGKTLPDAVAEVREAVDFLRYYAAQARAQFGAPERLPGPTGESNELQLHGRGVFVCISPWNFPLAIFLGQVAAALAAGNTVIAKPAEQTNLVGFAAVKLLHEAGVPEAAVQFLPGDGATVGAALTNDPRVAGVAFTGSTDTARIINRTLAARDAAIGVLIAETGGQNAFIADSSSLPEAVVKDAISSAFISAGQRCSAARVLFVQDDIADKVMTMLAGAMGELKIGDPALLSTDVGPVIDADALKILEEHASRMDSEARLIGTTTLDSATAHGSFFAPRAYELKSLAQLQREIFGPVLHIIRWKADQLDSVIDQINATGYGLTLGVHSRIDETIDRITSRVAVGNVYVNRNQIGAVVGVQPFGGQGLSGTGPKAGGPHYLLRFATEKVVTVNTTAAGGNASLLTLGD; this is encoded by the coding sequence ATGAACGCCCAGCCAGACACGTTTGCTTCTTCCCACCTCGCGCGCCCGCTGTTGGCGCCCGAACTGCCCGCCGCGCCCGGCGCCTTGCGTGCCGCCATCACCGCTGCCTGGCTCAAGGACGAAACCGAGCACGTCCGTGAATTGCTGGAGCAGGCGCGCCTGCCGGCCGCAGAGCAGGCCAAGGTGCAGGCGCTGGCCGCCGACCTGGTCACCCGGGTGCGCGCACGTGCCCAGGATCAGGGCGCGATCGAAGCCTTCATGCGCCAATACGATCTGGGCAGCGAAGAAGGCGTGCTGCTGATGTGCGTGGCCGAAGCCTTGCTGCGCATTCCCGACCAGGACACCGCCGACAAGCTGATCCGCGACAAGCTGGGCGAGGCGGACTGGAAAAAGCACGTGGGTGGCAGTGATTCGGTGCTGGTCAACGCATCCACCTGGGGCTTGATGCTCACCGGCAAGCTGGTGCAGCTCAACGACCTTACCCGCGCCGATGTGCCGGGCGCCTTCAAACGGCTGATCGGCCGCGTCGGCGAGCCGGTGATCCGTTTGGCCGTGCGCCAGGCGATGAAGATCATGGGCCACCAGTTCGTCATGGGCCGCACCATCGGCGAGGCGCTGGCGCGTTCGCGCAAGGGTGACAACGCCAATTACCGCTATTCGTTCGACATGCTCGGCGAAGGCGCGCTCACCATGAAGGATGCGCAGCGCTATCTGCAGGCGTATCGCGATGCCATCCACGCGATTGGCCGCAGTGGTAGTTTCGTGGGCACAGACGTGTTCGCCGCGCCCAGCATTTCGATCAAGTTGTCCGCGCTGTATCCGCGCTACGAACACGCCAAGCGCGCACGCGTGATGGCCGAGCTGGTTCCCGGCGTGCTGGAGCTGGCACAACTGGCCAAGTCCTACGGCATCGGCTACACCGTCGATGCCGAAGAGGCCGACCGCCTGGAGCTGTCGCTGGACATCATCGAAGCCACGTTCTCCGATCCATCGCTGGATGGTTGGGAGGGCTACGGGCTCGCAGTGCAGGCGTATCAGAAGCGCACGCCCTACACGATCGATTTCCTTGCCGATCTGGCGCGTCGCGTTGGCCGCCGCATTCCGGTGCGTCTGGTCAAGGGCGCGTATTGGGACGCTGAGATCAAGCGTGCGCAGATCGACGGCCACCCCGGGTATCCGGTGTTTACCCGCAAGCAGAACACCGACGTGTCCTATCTGGCCTGCGCACGCCGCATGTTCGCGCACAGCGACGCGCTGTACCCGATGTTCGCCACCCACAACGCACAGACCATCGCTGCGGTGCGCGCGATCTCGGCAGGAAAGACCTACGAGCACCAGAAACTGCACGGCATGGGCGATGACCTGTATGCCGAGGTGATTCCGGCCGATCGGCTGGGATTGCCGTGCCGGGTGTATGCGCCGGTCGGCTCGCACGAAGACCTGTTGCCGTACCTGGTCCGTCGCTTACTGGAAAACGGCGCCAACTCCAGCTTCGTCAATCGCATCACCGACGAAGACGTCGCCATCGAAGACCTGATCCGCGATCCGGTCGAGGCGGTGTCCTCGTTTGCGTCCATCCCGCACCCCAAGATCCCGCTGCCGGCCGACCTGCTGCGCAGCCAGAACCAGAACAGGAAGAATTCCATGGGCGCCAACCTCGCCAACGATAACGATCTGCGGCAGCTGGCCGACCAACTCACCGCCGCAATCAAGCCGTGGAAGGCCGCGCCGCTGGTGCCGGGTGCCGTGATCACCACGCCAAGCGAGGCCGTGTTCAACCCGGCCGACCGCCGCGAGACAGTCGGTCACTGGCAGCCCGCGGACCCAGCCACCGTGCAGAAGGCATTGGCGTCTGCCGCCGCCGCTCAGCCAGCCTGGAATCGCACGCCCGCCGCCAGCCGCGCCACCATCCTCGAACACGCCGCAGACCTGCTCGAGGCCCGCATGCCGGAGTTCATGGCGATCTGCGTCAAGGAAGCAGGCAAGACCCTGCCGGACGCCGTGGCCGAGGTACGCGAAGCCGTGGACTTCCTGCGCTATTACGCTGCCCAGGCGCGTGCGCAGTTTGGTGCGCCTGAGCGCCTGCCGGGCCCCACCGGCGAATCCAACGAGCTGCAACTGCATGGCCGCGGCGTGTTCGTCTGCATCAGCCCCTGGAACTTCCCGCTGGCGATCTTCCTGGGCCAAGTGGCTGCGGCGCTGGCGGCAGGCAATACCGTCATCGCCAAGCCGGCCGAGCAGACCAACCTGGTGGGCTTTGCGGCGGTCAAACTGTTGCATGAAGCCGGCGTGCCGGAAGCCGCTGTGCAGTTCCTGCCCGGCGATGGCGCCACGGTCGGCGCCGCGTTGACCAACGACCCCCGCGTTGCCGGCGTCGCCTTCACCGGCTCCACCGATACCGCCCGCATCATCAATCGCACGCTCGCCGCGCGTGACGCCGCGATTGGCGTACTGATCGCCGAGACCGGCGGCCAGAATGCCTTCATCGCCGATTCGTCCTCGCTCCCGGAAGCCGTAGTCAAGGACGCCATCTCCAGCGCCTTCATCTCTGCTGGTCAGCGCTGCTCGGCCGCCCGCGTGCTGTTCGTACAGGACGACATCGCCGACAAGGTCATGACCATGCTCGCCGGCGCGATGGGCGAGCTGAAAATCGGCGACCCGGCCCTGCTCTCCACCGACGTTGGTCCCGTAATCGACGCCGATGCCCTGAAGATCCTGGAAGAACACGCGAGCCGCATGGACAGCGAAGCACGCCTGATCGGCACGACCACGCTGGACAGCGCCACGGCACATGGCAGCTTCTTTGCTCCACGTGCCTACGAATTGAAGTCCCTGGCGCAGCTGCAGCGTGAGATTTTCGGCCCCGTGCTGCACATCATTCGCTGGAAAGCCGACCAGCTGGATTCGGTCATCGATCAGATCAACGCCACCGGCTATGGCCTCACCCTGGGCGTGCATTCGCGGATCGATGAGACCATCGATCGCATCACCTCGCGCGTGGCCGTAGGCAATGTCTACGTCAATCGCAACCAGATCGGCGCTGTGGTCGGCGTGCAGCCGTTCGGTGGCCAGGGATTGTCAGGCACCGGCCCGAAGGCCGGCGGTCCTCACTACCTGCTGCGCTTTGCCACCGAAAAGGTCGTCACCGTGAACACCACCGCAGCCGGCGGCAATGCTTCGCTGCTGACCTTGGGTGACTGA
- the tyrS gene encoding tyrosine--tRNA ligase codes for MATIDESLALIGRGAEEILKLEQLEARLTSGVPLRVKAGFDPTAPDLHLGHTVLLNKMRQFQELGHQVIFLIGDFTGMIGDPSGKNVTRKPLSREDVLANARTYEEQVFKILDRTRTEVRFNSEWFGQMSAADMIKLSAQHTVARMLERDDFAKRFAGQQPIAIHEFLYPLVQGYDSVALKADVELGGTDQTFNLLMGRGLQEHYGQAPQVVLTMPLLEGLDGVAKMSKSLGNYIGINEPAIDIVTKTMKIGDTLTWRWIDLLSFDISVAEAARFKEDVAAGNLHPRDVKLRLARELATRFHDAATAEQAIAGWHAVVTGQGDTSVLPLQQVSVPAEGLRIASLLTAAGLTPSNSEATRKLKERAVKIDGEVVDDLARQFGPGFEGVIQVGKRNFARVALVTS; via the coding sequence TTGGCCACTATCGATGAATCCCTTGCGCTCATTGGCCGCGGTGCCGAGGAGATCCTCAAGCTTGAGCAGCTCGAAGCGCGCCTGACCTCCGGTGTGCCGTTGCGGGTGAAGGCTGGCTTTGATCCCACCGCGCCGGATCTGCACCTCGGCCACACCGTGTTGCTCAACAAGATGCGCCAGTTCCAGGAGCTGGGGCACCAGGTGATTTTCCTGATCGGCGACTTCACCGGAATGATCGGCGACCCGAGCGGCAAGAACGTCACCCGCAAGCCGCTCAGCCGTGAGGACGTGCTCGCCAATGCACGGACCTATGAAGAGCAGGTCTTCAAGATCCTGGATCGCACGCGGACCGAGGTGCGCTTCAATTCCGAATGGTTCGGCCAGATGAGTGCGGCGGACATGATCAAGCTGTCCGCCCAGCACACCGTGGCGCGCATGCTCGAACGTGACGACTTCGCCAAGCGCTTTGCCGGCCAGCAGCCGATCGCCATCCACGAATTTCTGTATCCGCTGGTGCAGGGCTATGACTCGGTGGCCCTCAAGGCGGACGTCGAGCTCGGCGGCACCGACCAGACATTCAACCTGCTGATGGGGCGCGGTCTGCAGGAGCACTACGGTCAGGCGCCGCAGGTCGTGCTGACCATGCCACTGCTGGAAGGCCTGGACGGCGTCGCCAAGATGTCCAAATCCCTGGGCAACTACATCGGCATCAACGAACCGGCCATCGACATCGTCACCAAGACCATGAAGATCGGCGATACGCTGACCTGGCGCTGGATCGACTTGCTCTCCTTCGACATCAGCGTTGCCGAGGCTGCCCGTTTTAAAGAAGATGTCGCCGCCGGCAACCTGCATCCGCGCGACGTCAAACTGCGCCTGGCGCGCGAGCTGGCGACCCGGTTCCACGATGCAGCCACTGCCGAGCAGGCCATCGCCGGCTGGCATGCCGTAGTGACCGGGCAGGGCGACACCAGCGTGTTGCCGCTCCAGCAGGTCAGCGTTCCCGCAGAAGGCCTGCGGATCGCTAGTTTGCTCACTGCGGCCGGGCTGACACCCAGCAACTCCGAAGCCACCCGCAAGCTCAAGGAGCGGGCAGTCAAGATCGACGGCGAAGTGGTCGACGACCTCGCTCGCCAGTTCGGCCCCGGCTTTGAGGGCGTCATCCAGGTGGGCAAGCGCAACTTTGCCCGCGTTGCGTTGGTAACCAGCTGA
- a CDS encoding M23 family metallopeptidase, with amino-acid sequence MQNSEQGRARKRRFQERLHVLHDTALHRKLKEHLPAAFNDRWTRRHWIHASLFATIGAMVATIVPGFSNAIDAPLSSHATLALPLPPLVPSRKALGPGTDWEILKVKSGQTLSTLFGELGIPTTVMYQVLAHPGTKEALTKLRPGTEIAFDMPTPGELRALRFDRDDSHRVELRLLGDSVRENVTERATSTRTVVASGEITSSLYASASKSGLSPAAVAVMTDDIFKYDIDFDKDLQPGDRFSVVMDETWREGERISTGDILAATFTTGGKTYTGFRFERAGKPAEYFDITGRPLKKSFIRMPVAYSRISSTFGARKHPVLGTMRMHKGVDYAAASGTPIMAAGDARVVFVGTQRGYGNVVILDHGKNYSTLYGHMSRFGKVKAGQRINQGTVIGYVGMTGLATGPHLHYEFRVGGQQRNPMSVTMPPPEPLQGAELAAFRAQTAPAMARIEGMEKLIYADAGKPAKGKPRS; translated from the coding sequence ATGCAGAACTCAGAGCAGGGCCGTGCACGCAAGCGGCGCTTCCAAGAACGCCTCCACGTCCTCCACGACACTGCACTGCATCGCAAGCTCAAGGAACACCTGCCGGCGGCGTTCAATGACCGCTGGACGCGCCGCCACTGGATCCATGCCAGCCTGTTCGCGACGATCGGCGCGATGGTGGCGACGATCGTGCCGGGCTTTTCCAATGCCATCGATGCGCCGCTTTCCAGCCATGCCACCTTGGCACTGCCGCTGCCGCCGCTGGTACCCAGCCGCAAGGCACTGGGGCCGGGCACCGATTGGGAGATCCTCAAGGTTAAGTCCGGGCAGACGCTGAGCACCCTGTTCGGGGAGTTGGGCATTCCGACAACGGTGATGTACCAGGTGCTGGCGCATCCGGGGACCAAGGAGGCGCTGACCAAGCTGCGCCCCGGCACGGAAATCGCCTTCGACATGCCCACCCCCGGTGAGTTGCGGGCGCTGCGCTTCGATCGCGACGACAGTCACCGGGTGGAGCTGCGCCTGCTGGGCGACAGCGTGCGCGAGAACGTCACCGAGCGGGCGACCAGCACCCGCACGGTGGTGGCCAGCGGCGAGATCACCAGCTCGCTGTATGCCTCGGCCAGCAAATCCGGGCTCTCCCCGGCGGCGGTCGCGGTGATGACCGACGATATCTTCAAGTACGACATCGACTTCGATAAGGATCTGCAGCCTGGCGACCGCTTCAGCGTGGTGATGGACGAGACCTGGCGCGAAGGCGAGCGGATCAGCACCGGCGACATCCTGGCGGCCACCTTCACCACCGGCGGCAAGACCTATACCGGCTTCCGCTTCGAGCGCGCGGGCAAGCCGGCGGAATATTTCGACATCACCGGGCGCCCGCTGAAGAAGAGCTTCATCCGCATGCCGGTGGCCTATAGCCGGATCAGCTCGACCTTTGGCGCACGCAAGCACCCGGTACTGGGCACGATGCGCATGCACAAGGGCGTGGACTACGCGGCCGCTTCCGGTACGCCGATCATGGCGGCGGGCGATGCACGGGTGGTGTTCGTGGGCACCCAGCGCGGCTACGGCAACGTGGTGATCCTGGACCACGGCAAGAACTACAGCACGCTGTACGGCCATATGTCGCGGTTTGGCAAGGTCAAGGCCGGCCAGCGCATCAACCAGGGTACGGTGATCGGGTATGTCGGCATGACCGGCTTGGCGACCGGGCCGCATCTGCATTATGAATTCCGCGTTGGCGGGCAGCAGCGCAACCCGATGTCGGTGACGATGCCGCCACCGGAGCCGCTGCAGGGCGCGGAGCTCGCAGCCTTCCGCGCGCAGACCGCGCCGGCGATGGCACGTATCGAAGGCATGGAAAAACTGATCTACGCCGACGCCGGCAAGCCTGCCAAGGGCAAGCCGCGCAGCTGA